A window of the Diorhabda carinulata isolate Delta chromosome 1, icDioCari1.1, whole genome shotgun sequence genome harbors these coding sequences:
- the LOC130900299 gene encoding BLOC-1-related complex subunit 8 homolog yields the protein MSFNSDSDLETKVRKSTERISENMHIVANEPSLAFYRLQEHVRKALNPMVERRVDVNKLHVELQGRCYDVEYAVGALKSMDKAEDSFKNIQDNLKNAIFLKQQLKYEESRKKKSDTNSVYKRLSAHITLDLPELPELSDVVRETASRVEHIMSKATHN from the exons ATGTCTTTTAATTCTGACTCAGATTTAGAGACAAAAGTTCGGAAAt CAACTGAaagaatttctgaaaatatgCACATAGTTGCAAATGAACCATCACTAGCGTTCTATAGGCTACAAGAACATGTTCGAAAAGCGTTAAATCCAATGGTAGAACGTAGAGTAGATGTAAACAAATTACACGTGGAATTGCAAGGAAGGTGTTATGATGTAGAATATGCAGTTGG AGCCCTAAAGAGTATGGATAAAGCTGAagatagttttaaaaatattcaagataatttaaaaaatgcaatattTCTTAAACAACAACTCAAGTATGAAGAATCTAggaaaaaaaaatctgatacaaattcgGTGTATAAGAGATTATCAGCGCATATAACTCTAGATCTTCCAGAACTACCAGAACTCTCTGATGTTGTTCGTGAAACAGCTAGTCGTGTAGAACATATCATGTCAAAAGCAACTCATAATTGA